In Syngnathus scovelli strain Florida chromosome 11, RoL_Ssco_1.2, whole genome shotgun sequence, one DNA window encodes the following:
- the ankrd52b gene encoding serine/threonine-protein phosphatase 6 regulatory ankyrin repeat subunit C, with the protein MECRDIKDQSPLVQAIFSRNTEEVTFLLGHGEDSLDHEQSTPLHAAAYLGDIHIMELLITAGANVNAKDQGLLTPLHRAAASRNERAVELLLKHRAEINARDKFWHTPLHMAAANLATSCAESLIPHVCSLDVYDRSGRTPLHHAAHSGHGEMVNLLLSKGANANGKDKKERQPIHWAAYLGHLDIVKMLVSHCADVTCKDKGGYTPLHAAAISGHVDVVKYLLELGAETDEPNTFGNAPLHMACHTGQEAVAYELINCGANINQANYHGVSPLHLAAASSSGVLCVELLINNGADVNMQSKAGKSPLHMAAMHGRFTGSQILIQNGGEIDCADVYGNTPLHVAARNGQELLISTLLTNGADKSRQGIHGMLALHLAALYGFSDCCRKLLTNGQYYNIVHSPTSCQTSSIGFDINSQDELGRTCMHAAAFGGNVDCLNMLLNSGAELDVKDHLGRSPLHYAAASGNSQCTITLVRGGSEINELDLMGCSPLHYAAASLTFFGGETSSDCRMEKEQEASLCLEYLLDSGGNPTLKNTKGYSAVHYAAAYGNKQHLEMLLVISFNCLEEAESNIPVSPLHLAAYYGHCEALHLLCETLVSLDVRDIKGQSALHLAAQKGFTSCVEVLLEHQASCILKEHKRKRTALHAAAAEGHVDCLLLLVNREHSADIIDSQDTQGQTALMLAALGCHTDCVHILLEKGANPDVGDKKGFTALHRAAMLGSSDCTSALLEHGASALCRDSQGRTALHLAASCGHAQLLHTLLQTAVKADPLDSMLDYRGYTPTHWAAYHGHEGCLRILLENKLFGNQEGNSFNPLHCALIKGHDVAAVLLVKAVGPQIVKICDAKGRTPLHAAAYSGNVTGLQLLLAQGAELDAVDHSGCSALMIAADCGHSMAVEFLLQKAKPDLTLVDVNNNTALHLACTKGHEMCALLLLREISDHCLINAPNSALQMPLHIAARKGLATVVQVLLSRGAAVMAVDDEGHTPALACAPNKKVADCLALILSTMKPLPLRESNTSTASCFNPTLNNCGIAATCGSNGSLCHSYVKGRSSSIGLHQCLTE; encoded by the exons ATGGAGTGTAGAGATATCAAGGACCAG AGTCCTTTGGTCCAGGCTATTTTCAGCCGAAATACTGAAGAAGTGACATTTTTGTTAGGCCACGGAGAGGATTCTTTG GACCATGAACAAAGCACACCCCTTCATGCTGCTGCCTACCTTGGCGACATTCACATTATGGAACTACTTATCACCGCTG GTGCCAATGTCAACGCTAAGGACCAGGGTTTGTTGACTCCTTTACATAGAGCAGCTGCCTCCCGAAATGAA AGAGCTGTGGAGCTGCTCCTAAAGCACAGGGCCGAGATCAACGCACGGGACAAATTCTGGCACACGCCTCTGCACATGGCTGCAGCAAACTTGGCTACAAGCTGTGCTGAATCGCTGATACCTCATGTGTGCAGCCTGGATGTTTATGACCGCTCAGGACGAACACCTTTGCATCACGCAGCACACAGTGGACATGGAGAG ATGGTGAACTTGCTTCTCAGCAAGGGTGCCAACGCGAACGGCAAAGACAAAAAGGAAAGGCAGCCGATCCACTGGGCTGCATATCTTG GACATTTGGACATTGTGAAGATGCTGGTTTCTCACTGTGCCGATGTAACATGTAAAGACAAAGGTGGCTACACACCGCTACATGCTGCAGCAATCAGTGGACATGTAGATGTGGTCAAATATCTTTTGGAACTTGGAGCTGag ACTGATGAACCAAACACATTTGGAAACGCCCCACTCCACATGGCCTGCCATACGGGCCAGGAGGCTGTGGCCTATGAGCTGATCAATTGTGGCGCCAACATCAACCAGGCCAACTACCATGGCGTCTCTCCCCTACACCTGGCCGCCGCTTCCTCCAGCGGGGTGCTGTGTGTTGAGCTGCTCATTAACAATGGGGCTGATGTCAATATGCAG AGTAAAGCAGGGAAGAGCCCTTTGCATATGGCTGCTATGCATGGCCGCTTCACAGGCTCCCAGATTCTTATCCAAAAtg GTGGTGAAATTGACTGTGCTGACGTATACGGCAACACTCCGCTCCATGTTGCTGCCCGAAATGGTCAGGAGTTGTTGATCAGCACTCTGTTGACAAATGGTGCAGATAAATCCAG ACAGGGGATCCATGGGATGCTTGCCTTACACTTGGCAGCGCTGTACGGCTTTTCGGACTGCTGTCGCAAACTGCTCACAAATG GCCAGTATTACAACATTGTACACTCTCCGACAAGCTGCCAGACATCGTCCATTGGATTTGATATAAACTCACAGGATGAACTTGGGAGGACCTGTATGCACGCAGCTGCATTTGGAgg AAATGTTGACTGTCTTAACATGTTGCTAAACAGTGGAGCTGAGCTTGATGTAAAGGATCATTTGGGAAG ATCTCCTTTGCACTACGCTGCAGCCAGCGGCAACAGCCAGTGTACAATCACACTGGTGAGAGGCGGCTCGGAGATCAACGAGCTAGACCTGATGGGTTGCAGCCCTCTTCACTATGCCGCTGCGTCACTCACGTTCTTCGG AGGGGAGACGAGCTCTGACTGCAGAATGGAAAAGGAACAAGAAGCCTCTCT TTGTTTAGAGTATTTACTGGACAGTGGAGGAAATCCAACTTTAAAGAATACTAAAGGTTACAGTGCTGTCCACTATGCAGCAGCTTACGGCAACAAGCAGCATTTGGAAATG CTGCTGGTGATTTCTTTCAACTGTCTAGAAGAAGCCGAAAGTAATATCCCCGTTAGTCCGCTGCACTTAGCT GCGTATTATGGTCACTGTGAGGCCCTTCATCTGCTGTGTGAGACCTTAGTGAGTCTGGATGTCCGAGACATCAAGGGGCAAAGCGCCCTCCACCTCGCCGCTCAAAAGGGCTTTACCTCGTGTGTGGAGGTTCTACTGGAACATCAAGCTTCCTGCATCCTAAAGGAGCATAAGCGCAAGAGGACTGCTCTCCATGCTGCAG CTGCAGAAGGCCATGTGGACTGTCTGCTTTTGCTGGTGAATAGAGAACACAGTGCTGACATAATTGACAGCCAAGACACACAAGGACA GACTGCACTCATGTTGGCAGCGTTGGGTTGCCACACAGATTGTGTCCACATCCTTTTAGAGAAAGGAGCCAATCCGGATGTCGGCGACAAAAAAGGCTTCACTGCATTACACCGAGCT GCCATGCTGGGTAGCAGTGACTGTACCTCAGCTTTATTAGAACATGGCGCCTCTGCTCTGTGTCGAGACTCTCAGGGAAGGACGGCGCTGCATCTCGCTGCGTCCTGCGGCCACGCACAGCTACTGCACACTTTACTACAAACTGCAGTGAAAGCAGATCCTCTGGACTCCATGTTGGATTACAGAGGCTACACGCCCACGCACTGGGCTGCCTACCATG GTCATGAAGGATGTTTACGCATTTTACTTGAAAACAAGCTTTTTGGCAACCAGGAAGGAAATTCCTTCAACCCATTGCACTGTGCTTT AATTAAAGGGCATGATGTTGCTGCTGTACTTCTTGTGAAGGCAGTTGGTCCTCAAATCGTTAAAATTTGCGATGCCAAAGGAAG AACTCCGCTGCATGCAGCGGCCTACTCTGGAAATGTTACAGGGCTCCAACTGCTCCTAGCCCAGGGGGCAGAGCTCGATGCCGTGGACCACAGCGGATGCTCCGCTCTGATGATTGCCGCTGATTGTGGGCATAGCATGGCTGTTG AATTCTTGCTGCAAAAGGCCAAGCCAGACCTGACCCTGGTGGATGTCAATAATAACACAGCCCTTCACTTAGCGTGCACTAAG GGTCACGAGATGTGCGCCCTGTTGCTTCTAAGAGAAATCAGTGATCACTGCCTCATAAATGCACCAAATAGCGCACTCCAAAT GCCCCTTCACATCGCGGCAAGGAAGGGTCTGGCGACTGTTGTGCAGGTCTTACTCAGCAGAGGAGCAGCAGTCATGGCTGTGGATGACGAAG GCCACACCCCAGCCTTGGCCTGTGCCCCCAACAAGAAAGTGGCCGATTGCCTGGCCCTGATTCTTTCTACCATGAAGCCTTTACCCCTACGAGAGTCCAACACCAGCACGGCTTCCTGCTTCAACCCCACCCTGAATAACTGTGGTATCGCCGCCACTTGCGGGTCCAACGGAAGCTTGTGTCACTCCTACGTCAAGGGCCGTTCAAGCTCCATCGGCCTGCACCAGTGTCTCACTGAGTGA
- the LOC125976775 gene encoding natural resistance-associated macrophage protein 2: MKAQQDGDLLQEDSPDDGGTQTNHYSAISPPASPADLDEPFSTYFEEKVAIPENVNQVFSFRKLWAFTGPGFLMSIAYLDPGNIESDLQSGAEAGFKLLWVLLSATIIGLLLQRLAARLGVVTGMHLAEVCNRQYSTVPRIILWIMVELAIIGSDMQEVIGCAIALNLLSVGKIPLWAGVLITITDTFVFLFLDKYGLRKLEAFFGFLITVMAISFGYEYVLVKPDQGEVLKGMFVPYCEGCGPTQLEQAVGIVGAVIMPHNIYLHSALVKSRDIDRRNKKEVKEANKYYFIESTIALFVSFLINVFVVAVFAQAFYNKTNWQVNQECNATNIPHQGLFPNNNETLEVDIYKGGVVLGCFFGPAALYIWAIGILAAGQSSTMTGTYSGQFVMEGFLNLRWSRFARVLLTRSIAITPTLLVAIFQDVQHLTGMNDFLNVLQSMQLPFALIPILTFTSLTSIMHDFANGLFWKIGGGFVILLVCAINMYFVVVYVATLHSIWLYVLAALLSVAYLCFVGYLVWHCLVALGVSCLDFGSRMGLARHTDIYLLNDMDVDGVIER; the protein is encoded by the exons ATGAAGGCCCAGCAGGATGGAGACCTCCTCCAAG aggatTCCCCTGACGACGGGGGCACTCAGACCAACCACTACAGCGCCATCTCACCTCCAGCCTCCCCTGCAGACTTAGATGAGCCTTTCTCCACGTACTTTGAAGAGAAGGTGGCCATTCCTGAAAATGTCAATCAG gtgTTTAGTTTTAGGAAACTCTGGGCTTTCACTGGACCCGGGTTCTTGATGAGCATCGCCTACTTAGATCCAGGCAACATTGAGTCTGACCTGCAGTCTGGAGCAGAAGCTGGATTTAAG CTTCTATGGGTGCTTTTGTCAGCCACCATCATCGGGCTGTTGTTGCAGAGGTTGGCGGCACGTCTCGGCGTGGTCACGGGAATGCACTTGGCCGAAGTTTGCAACCGGCAGTATTCCACC GTCCCACGAATTATATTGTGGATCATGGTGGAGTTGGCGATTATTGGTTCCGACATGCAAGAAGTAATTGGCTGTGCAATAGCTCTCAATCTTCTCTCTGTGGGCAA gaTACCTTTATGGGCTGGAGTACTTATTACCATCACAGATACATTTGTGTTCCTTTTTTTGGACAAATACG GCCTGAGAAAACTTGAAGCTTTCTTCGGCTTTCTTATCACCGTAATGGCTATCAGTTTTGGTTACGAG TATGTGCTTGTGAAACCAGACCAAGGGGAGGTGCTGAAAGGCATGTTTGTGCCGTACTGTGAAGGATGTGGGCCCACGCAACTGGAGCAGGCTGTTGGCATTGTTGGCGCTGTCATCATGCCGCACAACATTTACCTTCACTCGGCTTTGGTCAAA TCTCGTGATATTGACCGTCGAAATAAGAAGGAAGTAAAGGAAGCCAACAAGTATTACTTCATCGAGTCAACCATTGCACTCTTTGTTTCGTTTCTCATCAACGTCTTTGTCGTCGCCGTTTTTGCCCAGGCTTTCTACAATAAGACCAACTGGCAAGTG AACCAAGAGTGCAATGCAACCAACATCCCTCACCAAGGTCTCTTCCCTAACAACAACGAAACACTGGAGGTTGATATCTATAAGGGG GGAGTGGTTCTGGGCTGTTTCTTCGGTCCCGCCGCGTTGTACATCTGGGCCATCGGCATCCTTGCAGCAGGGCAGAGCTCCACCATGACAGGCACCTACTCTGGACAGTTTGTTATGGAG GGTTTCCTAAACCTtcggtggtctcgcttcgcacgAGTGCTACTGACGCGTTCCATCGCCATCACGCCGACGCTGCTGGTTGCCATCTTTCAGGATGTCCAGCATCTGACTGGGATGAACGACTTCCTTAATGTCTTACAAAGCATGCAG CTTCCTTTCGCCTTGATCCCAATTTTGACCTTCACCAGCCTGACATCCATCATGCACGACTTTGCCAATGGCTT GTTTTGGAAGATCGGTGGTGGCTTTGTCATCTTGTTGGTTTGTGCCATCAACATGTACTTTGTGGTGGTCTATGTGGCAACTCTGCACAGCATTTGGCTCTACGTCCTGGCCGCTCTACTCTCCGTCGCTTATCTGTGCTTTGTAGGCTACCTG GTGTGGCACTGTTTGGTCGCCCTGGGGGTCTCCTGTCTGGACTTTGGCAGCAGG